From Apium graveolens cultivar Ventura chromosome 9, ASM990537v1, whole genome shotgun sequence, the proteins below share one genomic window:
- the LOC141684419 gene encoding uncharacterized protein LOC141684419 isoform X2 has protein sequence MPRKVKFGVDHDDDDEYDMYDDDDYDDDYDYQEDSPGVQQKDVESRTKHISIDSAVWRCPICTYDNEEDMPCCDICGVFRNPLVKSGDNSNVTPVPFKFDVPSPDDIVSTGMRSSRLGSKAPASKLSMLHVPPSAMDNSKNSCGPSLRTKHSDVPANASKINIDSAENEVCTSIDGSEKQRLSSNLNQMSLNAKSENSKDVNGKRVTSELQYKPEEWMLPEKSEDTLSQLNLAIVGHVDSGKSTLSGRLLHLLGRISQKQMHKYEKDAKNQGKGSFAYAWALDESTEERERGITMTVAVAYFQTKKYHVVLLDSPGHKDFIPNMISGATQADAAVLVIDASPGSFEVGIDSSGGQTREHAQLIRSFGVDQLIVAINKMDGVEYSKDRFSMIKQQLGTFLRSCGFKDSSLSWIPLSAIENQNLVASASDVRLSSWYSGPCLLDTINSIQPPTRDYSKPLRMPICDFIKSQSQGQVSACGKLEAGALRSGSKVLLMPSGDIGIVRSLERDSQACVVARAGDNVALSLQAIEGSRVKAGDVLCHPDFPVAVANHLELKVLVLDVTTPILSGSQLEFHVHHAKEVARVVKILSLLDSKTGKVTKKAPRCLLSKQSAVLEVVTHEPVCVEEFSSSKPLGRVFLRSDGRTVAVGVITRILE, from the exons ATGCCTCGTAAAGTTAAGTTCGGAGTTGATCATGATGACGATGATGAGTATGATATGTATGACGATGATGATTATGATGATGACTATGATTATCAAGAGGACTCTCCTGGCGTGCAACAGAAGG ATGTAGAATCTAGAACAAAACATATCAGTATTGATTCAGCAGTATGGCGGTGCCCCATATGCACATATGATAACGAGGAAGATATGCCTTGTTGTGATATTTGTGGAGTTTTCCGTAACCCTTTGGTGAAAAGTGGTGACAACAGCAATGTGACTCCAG tccctttcaagtttgatgttCCATCACCAGATGACATAGTATCCACTGGGATGAGATCTTCAAGATTAGGTTCTAAAG CCCCTGCTAGCAAGTTATCTATGTTGCACGTCCCTCCAAGTGCTATGGACAACAGCAAGAATAGTTGTGGCCCTTCGTTAAGAACTAAGCATTCTGATGTCCCGGcaaatgcttcaaaaattaatATTGACAGCGCGGAAAATGAGGTTTGTACTTCAATTGATGGAAGTGAGAAACAAAGACTATCCTCTAACCTGAATCAAATGTCGTTGAATGCAAAATCTGAAAACTCGAAGGATGTAAATGGTAAAAGGGTAACATCAGAGTTGCAGTATAAACCCGAGGAATGGATGTTGCCCGAAAAGTCGGAGGATACCTTAAGTCAACTTAATCTGGCTATT GTCGGCCATGTTGATTCTGGAAAGTCAACACTCTCGGGAAGGTTATTACATCTTTTAGGTCGAATATCCCAAAAGCAAATGCACAAGTACGAAAAGGATGCAAAAAATCAA GGAAAGGGGTCATTTGCTTATGCTTGGGCACTGGATGAAAGCACCGAAGAGCGTGAAAGGGGAATAACTATGACAGTGGCTGTTGCCTATTTTCAAACAAAAAAATATCATGTTGTTCTGCTTGACTCTCCAGGACATAAAGATTTCATTCCTAATATGATATCTGGGGCAACACAAGCAGATGCTGCAGTTCTTGTTATAGATGCCTCACCAGGCTCCTTTGAAGTAGGAATTGACAGTTCTGGAGGACAGACACGGGAGCATGCACAACTTATCAGAAGTTTTGGTGTTGATCAACTGATAGTCGCAATTAATAAAATGGATGGCGTGGAATACTCTAAGGACCGATTTAGTATGATCAAACAGCAACTTGGAACATTTCTCCGCTCTTGTGGTTTCAAGGATTCTTCCCTATCTTGGATTCCATTGAGTGCTATAGAAAACCAAAATTTGGTTGCATCAGCTTCCGATGTACGCTTGTCATCCTG GTACAGTGGACCTTGTCTGTTGGATACAATTAATTCTATTCAGCCTCCTACTAGAGATTATTCAAAGCCTCTCCGGATGCCCatatgtgattttataaaatcacaaTCACAAGGACAGGTGTCTGCATGTGGGAAATTGGAGGCAGGAGCACTTCGAAGTGGATCAAAA GTCTTACTTATGCCATCAGGAGATATAGGGATTGTTCGTTCCTTGGAACGTGACTCCCAAGCTTGTGTTGTTGCAAGGGCCGGAGATAATGTAGCTCTAAGTTTGCAAGCCATTGAAGGGAGCCGGGTCAAGGCTGGAGATGTGTTATGTCACCCCGATTTTCCTGTAGCAGTTGCAAACCATTTGGAGCTGAAGGTTCTTGTATTGGATGTCACCACCCCAATACTCTCAGGCTCACAG TTGGAGTTCCATGTACATCACGCAAAGGAGGTTGCAAGAGTGGTGAAGATATTGTCACTGCTTGATTCCAAGACCGGAAAGGTGACTAAGAAAGCACCACGATGTCTACTATCAAAGCAGAGTGCGGTACTGGAG GTGGTTACTCATGAGCCAGTGTGCGTTGAAGAGTTTTCAAGTAGTAAGCCTCTGGGAAGGGTGTTCCTAAGATCAGATGGAAGAACAGTGGCTGTTGGTGTAATAACTCGGATACTAGAGTAG
- the LOC141684419 gene encoding uncharacterized protein LOC141684419 isoform X3, with protein sequence MPRKVKFGVDHDDDDEYDMYDDDDYDDDYDYQEDSPGVQQKDVESRTKHISIDSAVWRCPICTYDNEEDMPCCDICGVFRNPLVKSGDNSNVTPAPASKLSMLHVPPSAMDNSKNSCGPSLRTKHSDVPANASKINIDSAENEVCTSIDGSEKQRLSSNLNQMSLNAKSENSKDVNGKRVTSELQYKPEEWMLPEKSEDTLSQLNLAIVGHVDSGKSTLSGRLLHLLGRISQKQMHKYEKDAKNQGKGSFAYAWALDESTEERERGITMTVAVAYFQTKKYHVVLLDSPGHKDFIPNMISGATQADAAVLVIDASPGSFEVGIDSSGGQTREHAQLIRSFGVDQLIVAINKMDGVEYSKDRFSMIKQQLGTFLRSCGFKDSSLSWIPLSAIENQNLVASASDVRLSSWYSGPCLLDTINSIQPPTRDYSKPLRMPICDFIKSQSQGQVSACGKLEAGALRSGSKVLLMPSGDIGIVRSLERDSQACVVARAGDNVALSLQAIEGSRVKAGDVLCHPDFPVAVANHLELKVLVLDVTTPILSGSQLEFHVHHAKEVARVVKILSLLDSKTGKVTKKAPRCLLSKQSAVLEVVTHEPVCVEEFSSSKPLGRVFLRSDGRTVAVGVITRILE encoded by the exons ATGCCTCGTAAAGTTAAGTTCGGAGTTGATCATGATGACGATGATGAGTATGATATGTATGACGATGATGATTATGATGATGACTATGATTATCAAGAGGACTCTCCTGGCGTGCAACAGAAGG ATGTAGAATCTAGAACAAAACATATCAGTATTGATTCAGCAGTATGGCGGTGCCCCATATGCACATATGATAACGAGGAAGATATGCCTTGTTGTGATATTTGTGGAGTTTTCCGTAACCCTTTGGTGAAAAGTGGTGACAACAGCAATGTGACTCCAG CCCCTGCTAGCAAGTTATCTATGTTGCACGTCCCTCCAAGTGCTATGGACAACAGCAAGAATAGTTGTGGCCCTTCGTTAAGAACTAAGCATTCTGATGTCCCGGcaaatgcttcaaaaattaatATTGACAGCGCGGAAAATGAGGTTTGTACTTCAATTGATGGAAGTGAGAAACAAAGACTATCCTCTAACCTGAATCAAATGTCGTTGAATGCAAAATCTGAAAACTCGAAGGATGTAAATGGTAAAAGGGTAACATCAGAGTTGCAGTATAAACCCGAGGAATGGATGTTGCCCGAAAAGTCGGAGGATACCTTAAGTCAACTTAATCTGGCTATT GTCGGCCATGTTGATTCTGGAAAGTCAACACTCTCGGGAAGGTTATTACATCTTTTAGGTCGAATATCCCAAAAGCAAATGCACAAGTACGAAAAGGATGCAAAAAATCAA GGAAAGGGGTCATTTGCTTATGCTTGGGCACTGGATGAAAGCACCGAAGAGCGTGAAAGGGGAATAACTATGACAGTGGCTGTTGCCTATTTTCAAACAAAAAAATATCATGTTGTTCTGCTTGACTCTCCAGGACATAAAGATTTCATTCCTAATATGATATCTGGGGCAACACAAGCAGATGCTGCAGTTCTTGTTATAGATGCCTCACCAGGCTCCTTTGAAGTAGGAATTGACAGTTCTGGAGGACAGACACGGGAGCATGCACAACTTATCAGAAGTTTTGGTGTTGATCAACTGATAGTCGCAATTAATAAAATGGATGGCGTGGAATACTCTAAGGACCGATTTAGTATGATCAAACAGCAACTTGGAACATTTCTCCGCTCTTGTGGTTTCAAGGATTCTTCCCTATCTTGGATTCCATTGAGTGCTATAGAAAACCAAAATTTGGTTGCATCAGCTTCCGATGTACGCTTGTCATCCTG GTACAGTGGACCTTGTCTGTTGGATACAATTAATTCTATTCAGCCTCCTACTAGAGATTATTCAAAGCCTCTCCGGATGCCCatatgtgattttataaaatcacaaTCACAAGGACAGGTGTCTGCATGTGGGAAATTGGAGGCAGGAGCACTTCGAAGTGGATCAAAA GTCTTACTTATGCCATCAGGAGATATAGGGATTGTTCGTTCCTTGGAACGTGACTCCCAAGCTTGTGTTGTTGCAAGGGCCGGAGATAATGTAGCTCTAAGTTTGCAAGCCATTGAAGGGAGCCGGGTCAAGGCTGGAGATGTGTTATGTCACCCCGATTTTCCTGTAGCAGTTGCAAACCATTTGGAGCTGAAGGTTCTTGTATTGGATGTCACCACCCCAATACTCTCAGGCTCACAG TTGGAGTTCCATGTACATCACGCAAAGGAGGTTGCAAGAGTGGTGAAGATATTGTCACTGCTTGATTCCAAGACCGGAAAGGTGACTAAGAAAGCACCACGATGTCTACTATCAAAGCAGAGTGCGGTACTGGAG GTGGTTACTCATGAGCCAGTGTGCGTTGAAGAGTTTTCAAGTAGTAAGCCTCTGGGAAGGGTGTTCCTAAGATCAGATGGAAGAACAGTGGCTGTTGGTGTAATAACTCGGATACTAGAGTAG
- the LOC141684419 gene encoding uncharacterized protein LOC141684419 isoform X1: MPRKVKFGVDHDDDDEYDMYDDDDYDDDYDYQEDSPGVQQKDVESRTKHISIDSAVWRCPICTYDNEEDMPCCDICGVFRNPLVKSGDNSNVTPVDGICKDSGVSIMAKSLFASLPHTKKGVTVIPENVDLLEKEDNNTYKPGKTKGQFHDINKAFNSQNDYKFKIVPFKFDVPSPDDIVSTGMRSSRLGSKAPASKLSMLHVPPSAMDNSKNSCGPSLRTKHSDVPANASKINIDSAENEVCTSIDGSEKQRLSSNLNQMSLNAKSENSKDVNGKRVTSELQYKPEEWMLPEKSEDTLSQLNLAIVGHVDSGKSTLSGRLLHLLGRISQKQMHKYEKDAKNQGKGSFAYAWALDESTEERERGITMTVAVAYFQTKKYHVVLLDSPGHKDFIPNMISGATQADAAVLVIDASPGSFEVGIDSSGGQTREHAQLIRSFGVDQLIVAINKMDGVEYSKDRFSMIKQQLGTFLRSCGFKDSSLSWIPLSAIENQNLVASASDVRLSSWYSGPCLLDTINSIQPPTRDYSKPLRMPICDFIKSQSQGQVSACGKLEAGALRSGSKVLLMPSGDIGIVRSLERDSQACVVARAGDNVALSLQAIEGSRVKAGDVLCHPDFPVAVANHLELKVLVLDVTTPILSGSQLEFHVHHAKEVARVVKILSLLDSKTGKVTKKAPRCLLSKQSAVLEVVTHEPVCVEEFSSSKPLGRVFLRSDGRTVAVGVITRILE; the protein is encoded by the exons ATGCCTCGTAAAGTTAAGTTCGGAGTTGATCATGATGACGATGATGAGTATGATATGTATGACGATGATGATTATGATGATGACTATGATTATCAAGAGGACTCTCCTGGCGTGCAACAGAAGG ATGTAGAATCTAGAACAAAACATATCAGTATTGATTCAGCAGTATGGCGGTGCCCCATATGCACATATGATAACGAGGAAGATATGCCTTGTTGTGATATTTGTGGAGTTTTCCGTAACCCTTTGGTGAAAAGTGGTGACAACAGCAATGTGACTCCAG TTGATGGCATATGCAAAGATTCCGGAGTATCCATAATGGCCAAATCTCTGTTTGCGTCATTGCCGCACACAAAAAAGGGTGTAACAGTTATACCAGAGAATGTTGATCTATTGGAAAAAGAGGACAATAATACTTACAAGCCTGGAAAGACAAAAGGACAATTTCATGATATCAATAAGGCCTTTAACTCTCAAAATGATTACAAGTTTAAAATAG tccctttcaagtttgatgttCCATCACCAGATGACATAGTATCCACTGGGATGAGATCTTCAAGATTAGGTTCTAAAG CCCCTGCTAGCAAGTTATCTATGTTGCACGTCCCTCCAAGTGCTATGGACAACAGCAAGAATAGTTGTGGCCCTTCGTTAAGAACTAAGCATTCTGATGTCCCGGcaaatgcttcaaaaattaatATTGACAGCGCGGAAAATGAGGTTTGTACTTCAATTGATGGAAGTGAGAAACAAAGACTATCCTCTAACCTGAATCAAATGTCGTTGAATGCAAAATCTGAAAACTCGAAGGATGTAAATGGTAAAAGGGTAACATCAGAGTTGCAGTATAAACCCGAGGAATGGATGTTGCCCGAAAAGTCGGAGGATACCTTAAGTCAACTTAATCTGGCTATT GTCGGCCATGTTGATTCTGGAAAGTCAACACTCTCGGGAAGGTTATTACATCTTTTAGGTCGAATATCCCAAAAGCAAATGCACAAGTACGAAAAGGATGCAAAAAATCAA GGAAAGGGGTCATTTGCTTATGCTTGGGCACTGGATGAAAGCACCGAAGAGCGTGAAAGGGGAATAACTATGACAGTGGCTGTTGCCTATTTTCAAACAAAAAAATATCATGTTGTTCTGCTTGACTCTCCAGGACATAAAGATTTCATTCCTAATATGATATCTGGGGCAACACAAGCAGATGCTGCAGTTCTTGTTATAGATGCCTCACCAGGCTCCTTTGAAGTAGGAATTGACAGTTCTGGAGGACAGACACGGGAGCATGCACAACTTATCAGAAGTTTTGGTGTTGATCAACTGATAGTCGCAATTAATAAAATGGATGGCGTGGAATACTCTAAGGACCGATTTAGTATGATCAAACAGCAACTTGGAACATTTCTCCGCTCTTGTGGTTTCAAGGATTCTTCCCTATCTTGGATTCCATTGAGTGCTATAGAAAACCAAAATTTGGTTGCATCAGCTTCCGATGTACGCTTGTCATCCTG GTACAGTGGACCTTGTCTGTTGGATACAATTAATTCTATTCAGCCTCCTACTAGAGATTATTCAAAGCCTCTCCGGATGCCCatatgtgattttataaaatcacaaTCACAAGGACAGGTGTCTGCATGTGGGAAATTGGAGGCAGGAGCACTTCGAAGTGGATCAAAA GTCTTACTTATGCCATCAGGAGATATAGGGATTGTTCGTTCCTTGGAACGTGACTCCCAAGCTTGTGTTGTTGCAAGGGCCGGAGATAATGTAGCTCTAAGTTTGCAAGCCATTGAAGGGAGCCGGGTCAAGGCTGGAGATGTGTTATGTCACCCCGATTTTCCTGTAGCAGTTGCAAACCATTTGGAGCTGAAGGTTCTTGTATTGGATGTCACCACCCCAATACTCTCAGGCTCACAG TTGGAGTTCCATGTACATCACGCAAAGGAGGTTGCAAGAGTGGTGAAGATATTGTCACTGCTTGATTCCAAGACCGGAAAGGTGACTAAGAAAGCACCACGATGTCTACTATCAAAGCAGAGTGCGGTACTGGAG GTGGTTACTCATGAGCCAGTGTGCGTTGAAGAGTTTTCAAGTAGTAAGCCTCTGGGAAGGGTGTTCCTAAGATCAGATGGAAGAACAGTGGCTGTTGGTGTAATAACTCGGATACTAGAGTAG
- the LOC141683850 gene encoding protein CHROMATIN REMODELING 5-like: MYEVLMKDKGVLSKFKWNYLMVDEAHRLNNSKAAVYVSHVEFRTKIKLLITGTPLQNNVEELRIGQVYEHIVKGILHSGLGDYNLKSWSVEVAEVKLLL; encoded by the exons ATGTATGAAGTACTAATGAAGGACAAGGGAGTGCTTTCTAAGTTTAAGTGGAACTATCTCATGGTTGATGAAGCACATAGGTTAAACAACAGTAAAGCTGCAGTATATGTGTCACATGTG GAATTCAGAACTAAGATTAAATTGCTTATAACTGGTACTCCGCTGCAGAACAACGTCGAGGAACTTCG AATAGGGCAAGTTTATGAACACATCGTAAAAGGGATCCTACATAGTGGTCTTGGTGATTATAATTTGAAGTCATGGTCTGTTGAGGTGGCAGAGGTCAAG CTTCTGCTCTAA